The Thermasporomyces composti region CGGGCGGGTCTTCGCGGACGACGGCCGTGCGGCCGCCGCGCGCAACGAGCTCACCCAGTTCCCACCGCTGCTGAAGGAGCGGTCGCACGCGATCCTGGCCGGAGAGCTTCCGTCCTACGATCGCGACCTCGCCGCCTGTGCGCGCCGGGGTGACGGGCTGCTGTTCCACGAGATGCTCAGCCGGGTCCTGCGGCACGCGCTCGTGGCATGGTTCGCCGCCGAGAACCGCTACTGCCCCCACCCGAAGTGGCTCCAGCACTGGATCGCGCGGTTCGGCATGGACCCGCGTATCGCCGGCCTGGAGCGGTCGCTGTGGGGACCCATCAGCCTCGAGCGTCGCCGCGAGATCTTCGTCGCGATGGCGGAACGCATCCTCGCACTGAAGTGATCCGGTAGGGATGATCCGGCAGGGATGCCGAAGTGGTCCGGCAGGACGCTGAGATGATGGGGCGGCGATGGTGTCGCCGAGCCGCGTCGGGCGTCAGACCCGGTCGAGCGGCCGGTGCGGCTCGGGCGGCAGCTCCACCTTGATCGGGTCGCCGGGGCGGACCTCGCCACCGGTGCGGACGACGCCCATGATGCCGGCTTTGCGGATGATCCGGCCGTCCTCGCCGCGCAGGAGCACCTGGTTGAGCAGCCCGGGCGCGAAGTCGTTGATCTGGGTGCAGGGGTTCCGCAGGCCGGTCACCTCGACGACCGCGCTGTCACCGAGGTGGAGCAGCGTCCCGGTGGGGAGACCGAGCAGGTCGATGCCCCTGGTGGTGACGTTCTCGCCCAGGTCGCCCGGCTCGACGTCGTAGCCGGCGTCGCGCAGCTCGTCGTGCAGCTCGGCGTGGATGAGGTGAACCTGCCTCAGGTTGGGTTGGCTGGGGTCACGGGCGACCCGCGAGCGGTGCTTGACCGTCGTGCCGGCGTGCGCGTCTCCCTCCACGCCGACGCCGGCGACGAGCCGGATGCGGTCGCGGGTCGGCTTGCTGAAGGTGTGGGTGGCGCTGCGGCACACCGCCACGACAGTCCCGCTCATCGGGTCGTCCTCTCGTCGCGTCGGGACCGGTCGTGCCCGGTGTCCCGACCTCGGCGATCCGTGCCGGCGGACCGCGTCCGGGGTGAGCCCGCCAGGTGGCATCGGACCTTCGACGGGAAGCGTAGCTCGCCGCGGATGCGGGC contains the following coding sequences:
- a CDS encoding DUF4037 domain-containing protein: MDSALEIAMRVTKAYRQLPGMAFAYGQGPVVAGFTNDSDLDIVIVWDGRTPKNRTEALKELHNGPGKPIQYDYPTYSLDRFWLNGEQVEVCHKTHEVFGRWIRDVRAGWGWEDSDASMPLYAVAGFAYGRVFADDGRAAAARNELTQFPPLLKERSHAILAGELPSYDRDLAACARRGDGLLFHEMLSRVLRHALVAWFAAENRYCPHPKWLQHWIARFGMDPRIAGLERSLWGPISLERRREIFVAMAERILALK
- a CDS encoding MOSC domain-containing protein, translating into MSGTVVAVCRSATHTFSKPTRDRIRLVAGVGVEGDAHAGTTVKHRSRVARDPSQPNLRQVHLIHAELHDELRDAGYDVEPGDLGENVTTRGIDLLGLPTGTLLHLGDSAVVEVTGLRNPCTQINDFAPGLLNQVLLRGEDGRIIRKAGIMGVVRTGGEVRPGDPIKVELPPEPHRPLDRV